The following coding sequences lie in one Chanos chanos chromosome 4, fChaCha1.1, whole genome shotgun sequence genomic window:
- the map10 gene encoding microtubule-associated protein 10 encodes MDRRSEPHETLFSFELLVDYVLFDHIRSSNHAEPAVGVRLLDFPTLLIYRKGTENALSKSDFDQKTRTPDDLLQSNGGGVEYSFHKGKSCLFKINLDSLHIHLSNTPLYVMVLDVRDEIPKLMGSSLISLAKLTERIKLDVYKHGICTPAAYGERGVIPLCNLMGERIGTISMGYKIVSLGASLLPHISENRIYQIDSSNIEKKPPITSAADEAEKLNSAKKDIICIQPENTATVSQERQLIKAAVSEAKPDRFVSAYTQTEHSRKIVKKSEFVRTDPDDEQDSTFCPPPLFYCSTEKAKVEKDTVMHKLSSPGIEALKIEDLDVAEDLDSEEESSAVENNDPSKSEKVEVKSKCTPRTQEQPTTPSILGDAVRQLPLLNALLVELSQLNGQTQQQPLSVHPQLAWIYTSSSQPSPVSPARGESRPETVKHPATSPPRMSQSLSPRYRQAGLRIKSAIPSMSPSEGSKKRPHCSKSGAKGKLRYGLTNTFRLRLRQIKPGVSRRHECMANQNDYSVTPAEPEKQRLVRPKQSQKSNSRLSNVDKKIKALINSPQRDASPLERTLKSQNKPHSTDVHISGHNKKKKHHPQNQAASLKSSSGKNWHDELDKETQAHVPSAVSQYSDLSDAEENSGQTSRAQPNLTIPHVLSSSDDEVGTHRRRRLSSLIQKPDSDDAEPEEYQDDFTSLDPTDSCSPDLLSSPEPGTFRKNPMSIDHSSSDSDSFRSDALPVPVKAAASPQRTLKGTHTIQSRPQASVHIVSSGNSESDSRSDSSISSRYHQRRFGTQGSGTNSQKDPQSPMGFESLQRDPTKESTLIRGTSGESFLPANDSVSDLALSSDCLEAEEERDELGSLGFDRKYRHISELVVKKLPGYTL; translated from the coding sequence ATGGACAGAAGATCAGAACCTCACGAAACGCTTTTCTCTTTCGAGTTGCTGGTGGATTATGTACTGTTCGACCACATAAGGAGCAGTAATCATGCGGAGCCTGCCGTTGGCGTAAGGCTTTTGGATTTCCCTACGCTTTTAATTTATCGCAAAGGGACAGAGAATGCCTTGTCAAAATCAGACTTTGATCAGAAAACTCGAACACCTGATGATTTGCTTCAAAGCAACGGTGGCGGTGTGGAGTACTCTTTTCATAAAGGAAAATCGTGcttatttaaaattaatttagaTTCACTCCATATTCACTTGTCAAACACCCCTCTGTATGTAATGGTTTTGGATGTGAGAGATGAGATTCCGAAGCTGATGGGAAGTTCTTTAATCTCTCTTGCTAAATTAACTGAAAGAATCAAATTGGACGTATATAAACATGGTATTTGCACTCCAGCTGCCTATGGAGAAAGAGGTGTTATCCCCCTGTGCAATCTTATGGGGGAGAGAATTGGTACTATTTCAATGGGTTATAAAATTGTAAGTTTGGGTGCAAGTTTGTTACCCCATATCTCTGAAAACAGGATTTATCAAATAGATTCCTCAAATATTGAGAAAAAGCCTCCCATTACATCAGCTGCTGATGAAGCGGAGAAGTTGAACTCTGCAAAAAAAGATATCATCTGTATTCAGCCTGAAAACACTGCCACTGTCAGTCAAGAGAGGCAGCTAATCAAAGCAGCAGTGTCTGAGGCAAAGCCAGACAGATTTGTGTCAGCCTATACACAAACTGAACATTCCAGAAAGATTGTTAAAAAATCTGAATTCGTCAGAACTGATCCTGACGATGAGCAGGACAGCACATTCTGTCCACCACCCCTGTTCTACTGTTCCACTGAAAAAGCCAAAGTGGAGAAAGACACAGTAATGCACAAATTATCCAGTCCAGGAATAGAAGCTCTGAAAATAGAGGATCTAGATGTGGCAGAGGATCTAGACTCAGAGGAAGAATCATCTGCAGTTGAAAACAATGATCCTTCAAAGAGTGAGAAGGTAGAGGTAAAGTCAAAATGTACTCCAAGGACACAGGAACAACCAACAACACCATCTATTCTTGGAGATGCTGTAAGACAGCTACCTCTACTGAATGCTCTTCTTGTTGAACTCTCACAGCTTAATGGACAGACACAGCAACAACCATTATCAGTGCATCCACAGCTGGCCTGGATATACACATCTTCATCTCAACCATCTCCTGTCTCACCTGCAAGAGGAGAATCCAGACCTGAGACTGTCAAACATCCTGCAACATCACCACCAAGAATGAGTCAGTCATTAAGTCCAAGATATAGACAGGCCGGGCTTCGAATTAAGTCTGCCATTCCATCTATGTCCCCCTCAGAGGGTTCAAAGAAACGTCCACACTGCAGTAAGTCAGGCGCTAAGGGGAAGCTACGATATGGCTTAACAAACACCTTTCGCCTGAGACTGAGACAGATAAAGCCAGGTGTGTCAAGGAGACATGAGTGCATGGCAAATCAAAATGACTACAGTGTGACACCAGCAGAGCCAGAGAAACAAAGATTAGTCAGACCTAAACAGTCTCAAAAGTCAAACAGTCGACTTTCCAATGTcgacaaaaaaatcaaagcactcATAAACAGTCCACAAAGAGATGCCTCACCACTGGAACGCACATTGAAATCCCAGAATAAACCACACTCTACCGATGTACATATAAGTGGtcacaataaaaagaaaaaacaccatcCTCAGAATCAGGCAGCCTCTCTAAAAAGCTCATCAGGGAAAAACTGGCACGATGAGTTGgacaaagaaacacaagccCATGTTCCAAGTGCAGTGAGCCAGTACTCAGACCTCAGTGATGCTGAAGAAAACAGTGGTCAAACAAGCCGCGCTCAACCAAACTTAACCATCCCTCATGTCCTTAGCTCCAGCGATGATGAGGTTGGGACTCACAGGAGACGCAGACTCAGCAGTCTTATACAAAAACCAGACAGTGACGATGCAGAGCCAGAGGAGTACCAAGATGATTTCACCAGTCTAGATCCCACAGACAGCTGCTCTCCTGACCTTCTCAGCAGCCCAGAGCCAGGTACATTCAGGAAGAACCCAATGTCAATTGACCATTCCAGCTCAGACAGTGATTCCTTTAGGAGTGATGCTCTACCTGTTCCAGTCAAAGCAGCAGCTTCTCCCCAGCGTACTCTCAAAGGTACACACACCATCCAGTCTCGTCCTCAGGCATCTGTTCACATCGTGTCCTCAGGCAACAGTGAAAGTGATTCCAGATCAGATTCATCTATTAGTTCCAGATATCACCAGAGGAGGTTTGGAACACAAGGTAGCGGAACAAACAGTCAGAAGGACCCCCAGAGTCCCATGGGGTTTGAAAGTCTGCAGAGAGACCCCACCAAGGAGAGTACACTCATCAGAGGCACATCTGGTGAATCATTTTTACCCGCCAatgactctgtctctgacttAGCCCTTTCCTCAGACTGCCTTGAGGCTGAGGAGGAAAGGGACGAGCTGGGTTCTCTTGGATTTGATCGTAAATACAGACACATCTCTGAGCTGGTGGTCAAAAAGCTTCCAGGTTATACTCTGTGA
- the ntpcr gene encoding cancer-related nucleoside-triphosphatase, with the protein MIKHIFLTGTPGVGKTTLVQKVCEAMISAGVTINGFYTEEVREGGRRVGFDVVTVKGERAHLSRVGNPSGASGGRREYRVGQYVVDLPSFENLALPLFRNVGGGVFVIDEIGKMELFSQAFIRAVRQTLDSSSCSILGTIPIPKGKPLGLVEEVRGRKDVKVFMVTKENRDTIFEDILGALKECVKQTA; encoded by the exons ATGATCAAACATATTTTCTTAACCGGAACCCCCG GTGTAGGGAAAACCACACTTGTCCAGAAAGTGTGTGAGGCAATGATTTCGGCTGGTGTGACCATCAACGGCTTTTacacagaggaagtgagagaaggagggagaagagTGGGCTTTGATGTTGTCACAGTAAAAGGGGAGAGAGCACATCTATCCAGAGTCGG aaaCCCATCAGGTGCTTCTGGTGGAAGGCGTGAATACAGGGTTGGGCAATATGTTGTTGATCTTCCATCATTTGAGAACCTCGCCCTTCCCCTCTTCAGAAAT GTTGGTGGTGGAGTTTTTGTCATTGATGAGATTGGGAAGATGGAGCTCTTTAGTCAAGCCTTCATACGTGCCGTGAGACAGACTCTAGACAGCTCCTCCTGTTCCATCCTAGGCACCATCCCTATCCCAAAAGGCAAACCTCTAGGCCTGGTGGAGGAGGTCAGAGGAAGAAAGGATGTGAAAGTCTTTATG GTGACTaaggagaacagagacacaaTATTTGAAGACATTCTGGGGGCATTGAAAGAATGTGTGAAACAAACAGCATAG